One Natronorubrum halophilum genomic window, TCCCGAGGGCGAACTCGAGGACCACTACCAAGGGCTCATGGACGAGGGCGTCGCGGACTATCGCGACCCCGAAAGCTGTGGCGGGCGCTACGCGTTCGTGAAAGACCCCGACGGTCACGAGATCGAGATCGTCCAGCGCGATCAGGGTGCGAAGTGGTCGCTCGATCACACCATGATCCGCGTCGAGGACGCCGACGAGGCGCTCGGTTTCTGGACCCGGAAGTTCGGCTACGACGAGGTGGGCCGCTGGGAGTCCGACACCTTCGCGAACTATTTCGTCGAACCGACGGACGCCGCGCCCGAGGCGATGTCCGTCGAACTCACCTACAACTACGACGGGCGCTCGTACACGATGGGCGACGCATGGGGTCACCTCTGTGTCCGCCTCGACGACCTCGAGGAAGACTGGGACCAACTGCAGGTTCGGGAGGCCCCGGATTATCGCGACCCCGAAAGCTGTGACAACATGTACGCGTTCACGAAGGATCAGGACGGCCACGAGATCGAACTGCTAAAGCGAGACGCCGAGGCGGACTCGCTGTTCCCGTTCTAAACGACGTGAGAGCCGGTTTCGTGGTCGCTTTTCTGTAGCGGACCGCCGATACTGCTGGGAGACGTCCGTGGAACGATCCACGACCGGCTTCAGGGA contains:
- a CDS encoding VOC family protein, translated to MDGTLDHTMIRVADLEESLDWYGTHLAYEEKDRYEGDDFTIVYLGPEDMHEDGAMLELTHNEGEDDLEVGDAWGHIAVRVPEGELEDHYQGLMDEGVADYRDPESCGGRYAFVKDPDGHEIEIVQRDQGAKWSLDHTMIRVEDADEALGFWTRKFGYDEVGRWESDTFANYFVEPTDAAPEAMSVELTYNYDGRSYTMGDAWGHLCVRLDDLEEDWDQLQVREAPDYRDPESCDNMYAFTKDQDGHEIELLKRDAEADSLFPF